The nucleotide sequence GAAACTCGTTCCGTCGAGTCCGGCGGGTAGCCGGATGTGCAGCGCCGAGAGCGCGCTGGGCATAACGTCCACCGTTCGGCGCGGCTGCGCGGCCACCGGCCGATTGAGCAGGAGCGGCACCACCATGTGATCGCGATGGAGCGCGCCATGGCTCGAGACGTGGGGAATGGGCTCCCACCGCGCGCGAAAGTCCCATCCGCGAGCGGCACTGGCGATGATGTCGCCGGCGCGTGGACTTGCGGCGAGCTGTAGCGCCTGCACGATTGCGTCGGGGTAGTCGGAGCCAGCGGTGGCGTCCCAGGCCGACTCGAGGGTGAGCCCTTCGAGCGGCCCCACGCCGAGGGGATCGCCGGTCTCGGGGCGATACGCCCATCGGTCGCGTTCGCGCACAATGCGCGCGCCGCCGCGTCCGTGGGCGCGCACCTCGCAGACGCGATCGCTCGTGGGAAAAAGGAGCAGATCAACCGACGGCAGCGCCAGCAGGCGATCCGCGAGCCACTGCCAACGTGCGGTGTGTGACGGCCACCACTGTCGCGTTCGCTCGCGGAGATTCACATAGATGTGCGCCATCGCGTTGCCGCTGACCATTACAGCGGTGTCATGATTGGCGCCCATCACCCACGGGTGGGCGCGCACGCCGAGCCCCCAGTGGCGGAGCTGTGTGGCGAGGTCATCGTGCTGTGTGACCGGCGAGTGTCCGTGATCGCTGACGACCCACAGGTGCGTGCGTTCCCAGCGGCCGTCGCGCAGGGCATCGTCGCGCAGGCGTCCGGCGAGTGCGTCCACAATGCTCAGCGCTTCGAACACTTTTGGTGAATCGTGCCCCGTGGCGTGGGAGGCTTTGTCGATGCCGGTGAGGGCGCAAAAGGCGAAGATCGGTCGGTCGCGCTGCACGCGATGCGCGAACTCATCGGCGATGCGCCGGTCGATGGCGAGCCACCCGTCGACGCCGCCGCGCAAATGGGTGGCGAGCGCGTACAGTCCAAAGCCCAGGGATCCGCCAATCCGGTGCTGTTGTGGCAAGCCACGCCCAATGACGTTCAGGGCACCGAGCGCCGGTTCGGCGAGTTCAAAAATGGTGGGGGTGGTCGGGTCGAGGTCGCTGTCCACCTTGCCGAAATCGACGCCGACATAGCTCCGAGTGCGGTGCCAGCGCGAGGTGGCGCGCCCCTCGCGATCGAACCATCGGAGTCCGGGGAGTCCGACGCTTCCTGGGTAACGGCCCATAAGAAAGGGGGCGTACGCCGGCCCCGTCACCGACGGAAATACCGAGGTGACCGTATGCAGCGCCCCTTCGGCGCGCAGTTGGGCCAGTGCCGGCGCGCGGCCGGTGGAGATGGCCGACGCCAGCGTGTCGGGACGGATGCCGTCGGCCACGAGCACGATCACTCCGGCCGCTCGCGGGTCGCGGGAAGTCACGCGAGAAAGTAAACTGCGTGAATGGCAAGAGAACAGAAGAAACGCACCAAACCGGCAAAGGCGCCAACTAAAGTGCCGGCCGCCAAGCGGAAGACGCCGGCAAAGGCTGCCAAGGCTTCACAGACGACGAAATCCGCGAAGGCGGCGCCGCGCGGCAAGCGCACGCACGCGCAGTTGCTGCAGACGGCCGAACACCAAGCGCTGCAGGGCGTGCAGGCGCGGCACGTTGAAGGGCACGCGATGGCCGGTCGCGCCGTGGACGCTCCGGTGCGCGTGCAGACCGCCCCCAAGAGCTCCAGCAATGTGGATGACGCCATCCGCAATGTGGTCGAGTCGTATGTGACGGAAGATCAAAAACTGCTACAAGGGGCCTTGCAGGCCGACGACTTTACGCGCACCGACCCATGGCGCGTGTTGCGGATTCAGGGCGAATTCATTGAAGGATTCGACAAACTCGCCAACGTTGGAAAGGCGGTCACCGTCTTCGGCTCGGCGCGCACGTCGCCCGATGACGAGCAGTATCAGGCCGCCGAGATGCTGGGCGGATTGCTCGCGGAGCGCGGCTTTGCGGTGATGACGGGCGCTGGCCCCGGGATCATGGAGGCGGCCAACAAAGGCGCGCAGCTCGCTGGTGGGCGATCGATCGGGTGCAACATT is from Gemmatimonadota bacterium and encodes:
- a CDS encoding alkaline phosphatase family protein, with protein sequence MTSRDPRAAGVIVLVADGIRPDTLASAISTGRAPALAQLRAEGALHTVTSVFPSVTGPAYAPFLMGRYPGSVGLPGLRWFDREGRATSRWHRTRSYVGVDFGKVDSDLDPTTPTIFELAEPALGALNVIGRGLPQQHRIGGSLGFGLYALATHLRGGVDGWLAIDRRIADEFAHRVQRDRPIFAFCALTGIDKASHATGHDSPKVFEALSIVDALAGRLRDDALRDGRWERTHLWVVSDHGHSPVTQHDDLATQLRHWGLGVRAHPWVMGANHDTAVMVSGNAMAHIYVNLRERTRQWWPSHTARWQWLADRLLALPSVDLLLFPTSDRVCEVRAHGRGGARIVRERDRWAYRPETGDPLGVGPLEGLTLESAWDATAGSDYPDAIVQALQLAASPRAGDIIASAARGWDFRARWEPIPHVSSHGALHRDHMVVPLLLNRPVAAQPRRTVDVMPSALSALHIRLPAGLDGTSFF